From a single Nicotiana tabacum cultivar K326 chromosome 8, ASM71507v2, whole genome shotgun sequence genomic region:
- the LOC107780876 gene encoding dof zinc finger protein DOF5.4-like, with the protein MQDIHPIGGGGGRFFGGGGDRRLRPNNHQNQQVLKCPRCDSPNTKFCYYNNYNLSQPRHFCKSCRRYWTKGGVLRNVPVGGGCRKSKRSKPKPAPPSDAAAEAADEASEEHKSNSNSSSESSSLTATTTAAAAANTSGAATAEVVSAASSNSASTFLNFHESNFFLPTSTNSSFDHQPLIDHSAEGHIFQDIGNFTNLMTSSNDPSVVGFNMMEMPAYRLPENQNSNEHWNQPAKMVGTDQPVNDLKMEQMDTGFMNQTGRVEFGLQQSRVNNNEIAPLDWQTGGGGGDGEHGLYDLTGTVDQSYWSQTQWSENDHSLNFLP; encoded by the coding sequence ATGCAAGATATACATCCGATCGGCGGCGGTGGAGGACGGTTTTTTGGTGGTGGAGGAGACAGGAGGTTAAGGCCTAACAATCACCAAAACCAGCAAGTTTTAAAGTGTCCACGTTGTGATTCTCCAAACACAAAGTTCTGTTACTATAATAACTACAATCTTTCTCAGCCGAGACACTTCTGCAAAAGTTGCCGGAGATACTGGACTAAAGGAGGAGTCCTCCGTAACGTTCCCGTCGGTGGTGGCTGCCGGAAAAGCAAGCGTTCAAAACCAAAGCCCGCTCCTCCTTCCGACGCTGCTGCCGAAGCTGCCGACGAGGCTTCGGAGGAACATAAGTCAAACTCTAATTCTAGCAGTGAAAGTTCCAGCCTTACTGCAACCACAACCGCCGCCGCAGCAGCGAATACCTCCGGTGCTGCCACCGCTGAGGTTGTGTCGGCAGCTTCTTCAAACTCAGCTTCAACTTTTCTCAACTTTCACGAATCCAACTTCTTCCTACCTACTAGTACGAACTCAAGCTTTGATCATCAGCCATTAATAGATCATTCTGCCGAAGGCCATATTTTCCAGGACATTGGGAACTTTACGAACCTGATGACGTCGTCGAACGATCCATCGGTAGTAGGGTTTAACATGATGGAGATGCCGGCGTACCGGTTGCCGGAAAACCAGAACTCAAATGAGCATTGGAATCAACCGGCGAAGATGGTGGGAACAGATCAGCCGGTTAATGACTTGAAGATGGAACAAATGGATACTGGTTTCATGAATCAAACGGGTCGGGTCGAGTTTGGGTTACAGCAGAGCAGGGTAAACAACAATGAGATCGCTCCACTAGATTGGCAAactggaggtgggggtggagatGGTGAACATGGGCTGTATGATTTAACGGGAACCGTTGATCAATCTTACTGGAGTCAAACACAGTGGAGTGAAAATGATCATTCCCTTAATTTTCTCCCTTga